The following coding sequences lie in one Bacillus oleivorans genomic window:
- a CDS encoding DUF3139 domain-containing protein: protein MPAIDGYLTKREKRNRRILFGLFVIILLVIGGFIYYLKFGSPIERYQTIERIKEHLEAEGRLSQVKEISCKLDKKQMDFECNVTFDGEPNIGNWHFITTDGTVGTYD from the coding sequence ATGCCGGCTATTGATGGGTATTTAACCAAAAGAGAGAAAAGAAACCGCAGAATTCTCTTCGGATTATTTGTTATCATTCTTCTAGTAATAGGTGGATTTATCTATTACCTGAAATTCGGATCCCCGATTGAACGCTATCAAACTATCGAAAGAATCAAAGAGCATTTAGAGGCGGAAGGCCGTTTAAGCCAAGTGAAAGAGATATCCTGTAAGTTAGATAAAAAACAAATGGACTTTGAATGTAATGTCACTTTTGATGGAGAGCCTAACATTGGAAACTGGCACTTTATAACGACCGACGGGACTGTAGGAACATATGACTAA
- the gerQ gene encoding spore coat protein GerQ — protein sequence MIQDRTAQQLGSFPMDMPSGPAYSVPVVPMGTGQQLPTGVVEESFIENILRFNKGKVGTFYFTYQGNSRWNAMVYQGRVETAGRDHIIISDPSSGKRYLLLMANLDWVEFREQINYPHMEISPEVEATLETSE from the coding sequence ATGATTCAGGATAGGACCGCACAACAACTAGGAAGCTTCCCTATGGATATGCCTTCTGGACCGGCATATTCCGTCCCGGTGGTTCCTATGGGGACTGGGCAGCAATTACCGACAGGCGTGGTGGAAGAATCATTTATCGAAAATATCCTGCGCTTCAATAAAGGAAAGGTTGGTACCTTCTATTTTACTTACCAAGGGAACAGCAGATGGAATGCAATGGTTTATCAGGGACGCGTGGAAACAGCTGGCCGTGACCACATCATCATCAGCGACCCATCCAGCGGGAAACGCTACCTGCTTTTGATGGCAAATCTCGACTGGGTAGAATTCAGGGAACAAATCAACTATCCTCACATGGAAATTAGTCCGGAAGTCGAGGCAACCCTTGAGACATCGGAGTGA
- a CDS encoding cell wall hydrolase, whose protein sequence is MGSRIKHTSRDVDSLARLMLSEAIGEGAQGMSMVGSVVANRVEADCAPDFKNLRNIRHAIYQTIPGTDIPHFEPVLNGTLYTQRPDEADLQRARDLLHGYREPRARMSLWFFNPSPGKKFRAPCAATMPRSPMTQFDFAHKNHCFYVGVPGYCPEFYR, encoded by the coding sequence ATGGGTAGTCGAATAAAACATACTTCCCGTGACGTGGATTCGTTAGCTAGGCTCATGCTGTCGGAAGCGATCGGTGAAGGAGCCCAAGGGATGAGTATGGTAGGATCTGTTGTGGCTAATCGGGTCGAGGCAGACTGTGCTCCGGACTTCAAAAATTTACGCAATATCAGGCATGCGATTTATCAAACTATACCTGGAACTGATATCCCTCATTTCGAGCCCGTCTTAAACGGAACTTTGTATACACAACGACCTGACGAAGCTGACCTCCAGAGGGCCAGGGATTTGCTGCATGGTTACAGGGAACCTCGGGCCAGAATGAGCTTGTGGTTTTTCAACCCCAGTCCAGGGAAAAAATTCCGAGCCCCTTGTGCCGCGACGATGCCAAGATCCCCCATGACGCAGTTCGATTTTGCGCACAAAAATCATTGTTTCTATGTAGGTGTACCGGGCTATTGCCCAGAGTTTTATCGATAA